One window of Mixophyes fleayi isolate aMixFle1 chromosome 3, aMixFle1.hap1, whole genome shotgun sequence genomic DNA carries:
- the LOC142142557 gene encoding olfactory receptor 13C9-like translates to MDFGNQTMFTEFILIGFSQDLQTRILLFVMFLLMYALTITGNSLLICIIIISPKLHTPMYYFLCNLSFLDLFFSSSSLPKMLLDVFAKRRRVSIIGCLVQMKIGLSLGSTECLLLAVMAYDRYIAIRFPLHYTIYMNWKTCKIITVIMWPGSFILSAIPTIKPLVFCRENILDHFVCEVLALLELECGDVTYHKTAIFVVSLFTLMAPLVFIVVSYICIIRSILKIHSAGGRSKAFSTCASHLIVVFMFFGTIMTMYMGQSKCFSSSLKYISLIYGVLTPVLNPLIYSLRNNEVKEAVQKILAKPSAPWTVKLFHQQHKKM, encoded by the coding sequence ATGGATTTTGGAAACCAGACCATGTTTACAGAATTCATCCTGATTGGATTTTCTCAGGACTTACAGACAAGAATATTGCTTTTTGTTATGTTCTTATTAATGTATGCACTGACCATTACAGGGAATAGTCTTCTGATCTGTATTATTATCATCAGTCCTAAGCTGCACACACCTATGTACTATTTTCTCTGCAATTTATCCTTCCTGGATTTGTTTTTCTCATCTAGTTCTCTTCCAAAAATGTTGCTAGATGTATTTGCTAAGAGAAGGAGAGTTTCCATCATTGGGTGTCTGGTACAGATGAAGATTGGTCTGTCTCTAGGAAGTACTGAGTGTCTACTACTGGCAGTGATGGCATATGACCGTTATATTGCAATACGCTTCCCTTTACATTATACCATATATATGAATTGGAAGACATGTAAAATCATTACAGTCATTATGTGGCCAGGAAGTTTTATTTTATCTGCTATTCCCACCATAAAACCTCTTGTGTTCTGTAGAGAAAACATTTTGGACCACTTTGTCTGTGAGGTGTTGGCTCTTCTAGAGCTAGAATGTGGTGATGTCACCTATCATAAAACAGCTATATTTGTTGTTAGTTTATTTACACTAATGGCTCCTCTTGTTTTTATTGTAGTGTCTTATATTTGTATCATTAGATCAATATTGAAAATCCACTCAGCAGGTGGAAGGTCTAAAGCTTTTTCAACATGTGCTTCCCACCTGATTgtggtttttatgttttttgggaCAATTATGACCATGTATATGGGACAATCAAAATGTTTTTCATCCAGCCTGAAGTATATTTCTCTTATTTATGGTGTTTTGACACCTGTGTTAAATCCTTTGATATACAGCTTGAGAAATAATGAAGTTAAAGAAGCAGTTCAGAAAATATTGGCCAAGCCTTCTGCACCATGGACAGTAAAATTATTTCACCAACAGCACAAAAAGATGTAA